A region from the Populus trichocarpa isolate Nisqually-1 chromosome 18, P.trichocarpa_v4.1, whole genome shotgun sequence genome encodes:
- the LOC7461601 gene encoding uncharacterized protein At4g14100: MKLQFHTQFVRISLVVLQLINPSLQWPEPEYSSAPIPAPWPEQFHALLYMNLSSTHLQITNLWYDWPRGRNVNIIQKQLSVLLYDTEWNNGTTFYYTLSEPHSCRIMVNDVGIPRPDFLDGAEYLGTAVTDGYLCNVWEKIDTIWYYEDVYTKRPVRWDFNDGISTHVITFDVGAVLLDDSVTQAPAYCFNQEIKNM, from the exons atgaagctACAATTCCACACACAATTTGTAAGGATAAGCCTCGTAGTCCTCCAACTCATAAACCCTTCACTTCAATGGCCTGAGCCAGAGTACTCATCAGCCCCAATTCCTGCTCCATGGCCTGAACAATTCCATGCACTTTTGTATATGAACTTGAGCTCAACACACCTCCAAATCACCAATCTGTGGTATGATTGGCCTAGAGGCCGCAATGTGAATATAATACAGAAACAACTATCTGTTTTATTATATGACACGGAGTGGAATAATGGGACAACCTTCTATTACACTTTAAGCGAGCCTCATAGCTGTCGGATTATGGTTAATGATGTGGGTATTCCTAGGCCTGATTTTCTTGATGGAGCCGAATATCTAGGGACTGCTGTCACTGATGGGTATCTATGCAATGTATGGGAGAAGATCGACACTATATGGTACTATGAGGATGTTTATACGAAGAGGCCTGTCAGATGGGATTTTAACGATG GTATTTCCACTCATGTGATAACTTTTGACGTAGGCGCAGTGCTTTTGGATGATTCAGTGACTCAAGCTCCTGCATACTGCTTCAACCAGGAGATCAAGAACATGTAA
- the LOC112325770 gene encoding protein P21, translating into MSRFSYLSLFPCFLLFAHFFTLSNAATFEIRNQCPYTVWAAAIPGGGRRLHPGESWTITANAGTTQARIWGRTNCIFDGAGRGMCETGDCNGLLQCQAFGQPPNTLAEYALNQFNNLDFFDISLVDGFNVPMDFSPVSGNCRGIRCAADINGQCPDPLKASGGCNNPCTVFKTDQYCCNSGSCEPTDYSRFFKQRCPDAYSYPKDDQRSTFTCPGGTNYRVVFCP; encoded by the coding sequence CTTAAGCAACGCAGCTACTTTCGAAATCCGAAACCAATGCCCTTACACTGTCTGGGCCGCGGCTATTCCCGGTGGTGGCCGAAGACTCCACCCAGGCGAATCATGGACCATCACCGCGAATGCCGGAACAACACAAGCCCGTATTTGGGGACGGACCAACTGCATTTTCGATGGGGCCGGGCGAGGGATGTGCGAGACAGGTGATTGCAATGGGCTCTTGCAATGCCAAGCCTTCGGGCAACCCCCAAACACACTGGCTGAATATGCCTTGAACCAATTCAACAACTTGGATTTCTTCGACATATCTCTTGTTGACGGGTTTAATGTTCCTATGGACTTCAGTCCAGTATCAGGCAACTGCCGCGGAATTAGGTGCGCAGCTGATATCAATGGACAGTGCCCAGATCCGCTCAAGGCCAGCGGAGGGTGCAACAATCCTTGCACTGTCTTCAAGACAGATCAATACTGTTGCAATTCTGGCAGCTGTGAACCAACAGATTACTCCAGGTTTTTCAAGCAGAGGTGCCCTGACGCTTATAGTTATCCTAAAGATGACCAGAGAAGCACCTTCACCTGTCCCGGTGGAACTAATTACAGGGTTGTATTCTGCCCTTGA